The Clarias gariepinus isolate MV-2021 ecotype Netherlands chromosome 4, CGAR_prim_01v2, whole genome shotgun sequence genome window below encodes:
- the LOC128520172 gene encoding GTPase IMAP family member 8-like, whose product MMSPKQSRPQVHHCDIILLGNTGVGKSASGNTLLGRKVFISKKSVKSVTASVQKETVTLDDVTLDVYDTPGLFHPETKTENDKNEWRNLLGRTTCPVIVLVVKADRVSEEDKRAVDLVEAVVAERFVQNTWILFSRGDELERDGLSVEEFIDDTDELKEMVQRFQNRCHVFNNLSGSSEQVRTFIQKLRDTAQIITPSMDLPLTVPGRLHRTILLVGKTGAGKSSTGNTILGETRFRSEISPSSVTSQSEVQHALVSGRSVSVVDTPGLLDTKLSRTQEAEEIGRSIYLSRPGPHAFLYVQPLTDRFTEQERNSLQKLDLIFGEDLRNYMIIVFTFGDLLEGKPVEEFIEENAALKRLISLGDGRFHVVNNKLRKKQQVTELLEKIDRMVEQNGGTHYTSEMFEKAQRFRVFKEFFHQCNNSLLSTASVGYGGGALIGGTVGRMVGGPAGAGIGAGMGALLGVTTGFVIGIGKQALKNPWESQSAADNGDEEMSSAPNTDHTTTGTEDQSLPLIQRSDKALKLCSSSGLIQTRHPSQ is encoded by the exons ATGATGTCACCTAAGCAGAGCCGTCCTCAGGTTCATCATTGCGATATTATTCTTCTTGGAAACACCGGAGTTGGGAAAAGTGCTTCTGGAAACACCTTACTAGGAAGAAAAGTTTTTATTTCCAAGAAGAGCGTTAAATCTGTAACCGCCAGCGTTCAGAAAGAGACGGTGACTCTTGATGATGTGACTCTTGATGTCTACGACACGCCGGGACTCTTCCATCCAGAAACTAAAACGGAAAACGACAAGAACGAGTGGAGGAACCTCCTCGGGCGAACGACCTGCCCCGTGATCGTGTTGGTGGTAAAAGCCGACAGAGTCTCAGAAGAGGACAAGCGGGCCGTCGATCTGGTGGAGGCCGTGGTAGCGGAACGGTTCGTCCAGAACACGTGGATCCTCTTCAGCCGAGGAGACGAGCTGGAGAGGGACGGTCTCTCTGTGGAGGAGTTCATAGACGACACGGATGAGCTGAAGGAGATGGTGCAGAGGTTTCAGAACAGATGTCACGTCTTTAACAACTTGTCTGGGAGTTCGGAACAAGTCAGAACGTTCATCCAGAAGCTCAGAGATACGGCGCAGATCATCA CTCCAAGCATGGACCTTCCTCTGACGGTCCCTGGGCGTCTCCACAGGACGATCCTGCTGGTGGGGAAGACCGGTGCGGGGAAGAGCTCTACAGGAAACACCATCCTGGGAGAGACGAGATTCCGGTCTGAGATCAGTCCATCCTCTGTGACATCACAATCTGAAGTTCAGCATGCGCTGGTTTCGGGGAGGAGCGTCTCTGTGGTCGACACGCCGGGGTTATTGGACACCAAACTGAGCCGAACACAGGAGGCTGAGGAGATCGGGAGGAGCATTTATCTGTCCAGGCCGGGAcctcatgcttttctttatgttCAGCCCCTGACTGACCGGTTCACCGAGCAGGAGAGGAACAGTCTGCAGAAATTAGACCTGATTTTTGGTGAAGATCTGAGGAACTACATGATCATCGTTTTCACCTTTGGGGATCTGTTAGAGGGCAAACCCGTGGAGGAGTTCATTGAGGAGAACGCTGCCCTCAAACGATTAATATCGCTGGGTGACGGGAGATTTCACGTCGTGAACAATAAACTGAGAAAGAAACAGCAAGTTACGGAGCTCCTGGAGAAGATCGACAGAATGGTTGAGCAAAACGGAGGAACGCACTACACCAGCGAGATGTTTGAGAAAGCGCAAAGGTTTAGGGTGTTTAAAGAGTTTTTCCATCAATGCAACAATTCCTTGCTTTCAACTGCCAGTGTCGGGTACGGAGGCGGCGCTCTGATCGGGGGCACGGTCGGCCGCATGGTGGGCGGTCCTGCGGGTGCAGGGATTGGCGCGGGCATGGGTGCGCTGCTGGGCGTGACCACGGGCTTTGTTATCGGTATAGGTAAGCAGGCACTGAAAAATCCATGGGAAAGTCAAAGCGCAGCAGACAATGGAGACGAGGAGATGAGCTCTGCACCGAATACAGACCACACAACCACCGGTACAGAGGATCAGAGCCTCCCTTTGATTCAGCGGTCTGATAAAGCTCTTAAACTGTGCTCAAGCTCAGGACTAATCCAGACCAGACATCCGAGTCAGTAA